AGCAGGCCGCCGAAAGATCGAACCCCCACGCGCCCTGCGCCCCCAATTTGTTCTGCACCAGGCAGGCCGTCGAGGGAAACAACATGTCGGGCGTCACCGTCCCGACGATGATGGCGTCGATCTCGGTTGGCTTCACGCCGCGCTGCGCCAGCGTTTTCTTAGCCGCTTCGGTGGCCAGGTCAGAGGTCGCCACGCCCTGGTCCACGATGTGCCGCTCGCGGATGCCGGTGCGAGCCATGATCCACTCGTCGGAGGTCTCGACCAGCTTCTCCAGATCTTTATTGGTGAGCAGGCGTGGGGGCACGTAGGTCCCGAGGGCGCTGATCTTTGCCCTGCCGGTAGTCTTCGCTAGGTTGGGAGGTTTCGTCATCAAAATGTGGGTGAGCGCAGAGCGAGCGCCGTACAGCGCGAGCGGAGCGCGAGGGGCGACGTAGCCGAGCTGATCCCGCCTAGCGGGAGAAGCGAGAGCGTTACGGCGACCCTCGAATAACCGTCAGGCACCGGGGAACCCGCTGCACACGCAAGAGCCCGTTACCGTTGCTTCCTTCCGGACCTGGCGGGGTTGGCGGGAACGCGTCGCGCGGGACCCGATACCTGACGCTTTCGATTCTAACATCCGCCCTCCGCCCGGCCTCGGGCCCGAGATTTTTCCGGATGACCGGGGATGTGAGGTTCTAGAATCTCGAGGTGTCAGGATTTGGGTACTAGGATCTCAGCCGTGGCCACCATCGCCATCCCGCGCGATACCCGTAGCGCCGTCGAGCGCTACTTCGAGATCTGGCTCTTCCTCCTGGTGCTCACCGGCTTTGTCACGCTCGCCTCCACCGGCAAGCTCGACCTGCTCTCGCTGCTTTTCGTTGGTGCCGCGCTCGTCTTTCGCGGATACCTGCTGGTCAAACGCGAGACGCTCGTGCTGGGCGACCAGTGGACCACCTACCTCACGCTCGGATATGTGTTGTTTTATCTTGCCGACTTCTTCTTCCTCTCACGCACCTTCGTAGGCGCCAGCGTCCACCTCGTGCTGTTCAGCATGGTGGTGAAGATCTTCTCCGTGCAGCGCGATCGCGACCTGCTCTATCTCGCCGTGCTCTCCTTCCTCGAGGTGCTGGCCGCGGCTGTGCTCACGGTGGACAGCGTCTTTCTCATCGCTTTTGCCGTGTTCCTTCTGGTGGCGGTGGCCACGTTCATGGCGCTGGAGATGCGGCGCACCGCCAGGCGCACCCCTGACGCTGCGCGCGAGCATGCCCAAGCGCGGCGTTTCGGCCGCGCGCTGGTGGTCACCGCTGCGCTCCTGATGGGGGCGATCCTGGTTGCCGCCGCGGTGATCTTCTTCGTGCTGCCGCGCATCTCGGCTAACTACCTCTCCACCTTCGCTCCGCGCAGTGTGCTGACCTCAGGCTTCACTGACGAAGTGAACCTGGGACAGATCGGCGAGATCCAGCAGTCCAACGAAGTGGTGATGCACATCCGCGTCGAAGGCGATAACAGCGGCCTGCATTCTGACCTGCACTGGCGTGCCATAGCGCTCGCCAACTTCGACGGCAAGAAATGGACGAACCCGCCCGACCAGATGCGCGTCTTGCGCGCGCGTGATGGCACCTTCGTGTTCAAGGATCTCATCAGCGCCGTGACGCCGCTGCCGAAGCAGTGGCAGGCCATCAACTATCGCGTGATGTTCGAACCGGTCGGCAGCCACCTCTTCTTCTTCGCCGGGCAGCCGCTGGGCCTGTTCGGCCCCTACCGCCTGGTCGGTTACGATCGTGGCTTCTCGTTCTATGACCTCGATCGCGAGCGCTCGATCGCAACTTACCAGGCCGTATCCAATATCACCGTACCCGCGGCGGTGGAGAGCGTGGGGCCGATCCCGCCTGACGTCGCGCTCTACTACCTGCAACTGCCCGCCGTGGACCGGCGCGTCCGCGAGCTGGCGGCGCACGTCACTGCTCCCGGCCCCAACGATTTCGAGAAGGCCCGGCTACTCGAGGGCTATCTGCGGACCACCTTTGGCTACACCCTGGAGCTGCCCAGCAGCGTGCCGGCAGACCCGATCGCTCATTTCCTGTTCAACCGCAAGGCAGGACACTGCGAGTACTTCGCCTCATCGCTGGCGCTGATGCTGCGCACCCAAGGGATTCCCTCACGCGTGGTGAATGGCTTCCGCGGTGGCGAGTTCAATAGCGTGACCGGGAGCTACATCGTGCGCGCACGCGACGCCCATTCCTGGGTGGAGGCCTACTTTCCCGGCACCGGCTGGGTGCCATTCGATCCCACCCCCGCTTCGCCCGAACCGGTCTCGACGGGCATCGGCCGTCTCTACTATTACCTCGACGCTGCGCGCGAGTTCTGGCGCGAGTGGGTCATCAACTACGACTTCTCCCATCAGACGATGGTGAGCAACTCCGCG
This Acidobacteriota bacterium DNA region includes the following protein-coding sequences:
- a CDS encoding DUF3488 and transglutaminase-like domain-containing protein, with protein sequence MATIAIPRDTRSAVERYFEIWLFLLVLTGFVTLASTGKLDLLSLLFVGAALVFRGYLLVKRETLVLGDQWTTYLTLGYVLFYLADFFFLSRTFVGASVHLVLFSMVVKIFSVQRDRDLLYLAVLSFLEVLAAAVLTVDSVFLIAFAVFLLVAVATFMALEMRRTARRTPDAAREHAQARRFGRALVVTAALLMGAILVAAAVIFFVLPRISANYLSTFAPRSVLTSGFTDEVNLGQIGEIQQSNEVVMHIRVEGDNSGLHSDLHWRAIALANFDGKKWTNPPDQMRVLRARDGTFVFKDLISAVTPLPKQWQAINYRVMFEPVGSHLFFFAGQPLGLFGPYRLVGYDRGFSFYDLDRERSIATYQAVSNITVPAAVESVGPIPPDVALYYLQLPAVDRRVRELAAHVTAPGPNDFEKARLLEGYLRTTFGYTLELPSSVPADPIAHFLFNRKAGHCEYFASSLALMLRTQGIPSRVVNGFRGGEFNSVTGSYIVRARDAHSWVEAYFPGTGWVPFDPTPASPEPVSTGIGRLYYYLDAAREFWREWVINYDFSHQTMVSNSALGMSRTLFERWRIELLRRYHQMLERARNLQDSASAAPQRWGTTGALAVLALVLVLNLRRIIRAFRSMRLARAPASAPQQAASLWYQRMTHSVARRGYAKAPSQTPFEFVFTIDDPYLRQRVETFTRAYERARFADSPADAEQLPRLFDEITTSAR